One Gloeothece verrucosa PCC 7822 DNA window includes the following coding sequences:
- a CDS encoding nucleoside recognition domain-containing protein, which translates to MLNYIWFGIIFISVIVGSFTGNIDKVTEAAISSAETAVEIAIGLIGTMALWLGVMKIAEESGLVHVIAKVVKPITVRLFPDVPPEHPAMGSIVLNMSANVLGLGNAATPLGLKAMQELQELNPRKDTATNAMCMFLAINTSSVQLILPAQVVALMKGASSEIFLPTILATGLSTTSAIISAIILSKMKRFKLEPVYQDFPLISTSNSHKINHAEITEEENVND; encoded by the coding sequence ATGCTTAACTATATCTGGTTTGGAATTATTTTTATTTCTGTTATTGTAGGCAGTTTCACTGGCAACATCGACAAAGTAACAGAAGCCGCCATTAGCAGTGCTGAAACGGCAGTAGAAATTGCCATTGGTTTAATTGGTACTATGGCACTCTGGTTAGGAGTGATGAAAATTGCCGAAGAATCGGGCTTAGTTCATGTTATTGCTAAAGTGGTTAAACCGATTACTGTGCGGCTTTTTCCGGATGTTCCCCCTGAGCATCCGGCTATGGGTTCTATTGTTTTAAATATGTCAGCAAATGTCTTGGGATTAGGAAATGCCGCTACGCCTTTAGGATTAAAAGCCATGCAAGAATTACAAGAGCTTAATCCTCGTAAAGATACGGCCACTAATGCCATGTGTATGTTTTTAGCCATTAATACTTCTAGTGTACAGTTAATTTTACCGGCGCAAGTTGTAGCACTGATGAAAGGAGCGTCGAGTGAGATTTTTTTACCGACGATTTTAGCCACCGGTTTATCCACAACTTCGGCCATTATTTCAGCGATAATACTCTCGAAAATGAAACGATTTAAGCTCGAACCCGTATACCAAGATTTCCCCCTTATTTCTACCTCAAATTCCCATAAAATCAATCACGCTGAGATAACAGAAGAGGAAAACGTTAATGATTAA
- a CDS encoding Gfo/Idh/MocA family protein produces the protein MPNNQPNPQGTRNQPQPIRIGVIGVGNMGQHHARVLSLLKDVELIGISDVNVERGLDTASKYRVRFFENYLDLLSIVDAVCIAVPTRLHHRVGMDCLQAGVHTLIEKPIAASIAEAESLVNVAADNNCILQVGHIERFNPAFQELGKVLKTEEILALEAHRMSPYSQRANDVSVVLDLMIHDIDLLLELAAAPVIQLTASGSRSADSGYLDYVTATLNFANGIVATLTASKVTHRKIRRLAAHCKNSLTEADFLNNEILIHRQTTANYSTDYGQVLYRQDGLIEKVYTSNIEPLHAELEHFVNCVRGGNQPSVGGEQALKALRLASIIEQMALDGKVWHHSQWSYQYLNPPVFTVPSES, from the coding sequence ATGCCGAACAATCAGCCAAACCCACAAGGGACAAGAAACCAACCACAACCGATCCGAATTGGAGTGATTGGGGTTGGTAATATGGGGCAACATCATGCCCGTGTTTTAAGTTTGCTCAAAGATGTAGAATTAATCGGGATTTCCGATGTTAATGTTGAGCGAGGACTAGATACGGCTAGTAAGTATAGAGTCCGTTTTTTTGAAAACTATTTGGATTTACTTTCCATTGTCGATGCTGTGTGTATAGCGGTTCCGACTCGCCTACATCATCGGGTAGGAATGGACTGTTTACAAGCCGGGGTTCATACTTTAATCGAAAAACCCATCGCGGCTAGTATTGCTGAGGCCGAATCTTTGGTTAACGTCGCAGCCGACAATAATTGTATTCTACAAGTGGGACACATCGAACGGTTTAACCCGGCTTTCCAAGAATTGGGGAAAGTGCTGAAAACCGAGGAAATTCTAGCTCTCGAAGCTCATCGCATGAGTCCCTATTCTCAAAGGGCCAATGATGTCTCGGTGGTTTTGGATTTGATGATCCATGATATAGATTTATTATTAGAATTAGCGGCGGCTCCGGTGATTCAATTAACGGCTAGTGGCAGTCGTTCGGCTGATTCGGGATATCTCGATTATGTGACGGCTACCCTCAACTTTGCTAATGGTATTGTGGCGACTTTAACGGCTAGTAAAGTCACTCATCGCAAAATTCGTCGTCTGGCGGCTCATTGTAAAAATTCTCTGACTGAGGCAGATTTTCTCAATAATGAGATTCTAATTCATCGTCAAACCACCGCTAATTATTCGACTGATTATGGTCAAGTTCTTTATCGTCAAGATGGATTAATTGAAAAAGTTTATACCAGTAATATTGAACCTTTACACGCTGAATTAGAACATTTTGTTAACTGTGTTCGCGGCGGAAATCAACCGTCTGTCGGGGGTGAGCAAGCTCTTAAAGCGTTACGGTTAGCGAGTATTATTGAGCAAATGGCTTTAGATGGTAAGGTCTGGCATCATTCCCAATGGAGTTATCAATATTTGAATCCGCCTGTATTTACTGTTCCTTCTGAAAGTTAG
- a CDS encoding spore maturation protein → MINSIIDSFNELAKYIIPLFLCCIPFYGLLVKKVKVYEVFVEGAKEGFTIAVQIIPYLVAILVAIGMFRASGALDVMLMGLTPILNLIGFPPENFLLGVMRSLSGSGSFGILSDLVNQFGPDSLFAKIGATMYGSSETTFYVLAVYFGSVGIKKIRYALIAGLIADVVGILSSVYICKFIFS, encoded by the coding sequence ATGATTAATTCAATAATTGATAGTTTTAATGAACTGGCTAAATATATTATTCCGCTTTTTTTGTGCTGTATTCCTTTTTACGGATTACTCGTTAAAAAAGTTAAAGTTTATGAAGTTTTTGTCGAGGGAGCAAAAGAAGGTTTTACCATTGCTGTACAGATTATTCCCTATTTAGTGGCTATTTTAGTGGCTATTGGAATGTTTCGGGCATCAGGGGCTTTAGATGTCATGTTAATGGGTCTTACCCCTATACTAAATTTAATTGGCTTTCCTCCAGAAAATTTTTTATTAGGGGTTATGCGTTCTCTGTCCGGTAGTGGTTCATTTGGGATATTAAGCGACCTTGTTAACCAATTTGGACCCGATTCCCTTTTTGCTAAAATTGGTGCAACAATGTATGGTTCATCAGAAACAACTTTTTATGTTTTAGCCGTTTATTTTGGCTCAGTTGGCATTAAAAAAATTCGTTATGCTCTAATTGCCGGTTTAATCGCTGATGTGGTGGGAATTCTCAGTTCTGTTTATATCTGCAAATTTATTTTTAGCTAG
- a CDS encoding hemolysin family protein, whose amino-acid sequence MTIQDILLRILSVLLLILLNGFFVTAEFSIVSVRRSRISQLVEAGDLQAQTVQSFQRSIERLLSTTQLGITLSSLALGWIGEGTMAVLLKQLIVNIPMPSGTLDYLAHGIAIPVAFVLLAYLQIVLGELCPKCLALLYSEQLARFLAAPIGVIARIFNPFIWILNQSTRFLLRLVGVQYSAQGWYNRVTPEELQLIISTEIESTGLEAQERELLNNVFEFADVTAVEVMVPRTQLIAIPETATFETLLNEVTSTGHSRYPVKGDSLDDILGIIDFKDLALPLAQGCLSLDASIHHWVKPVRFVPESTPLSELLSLMQRSQLKMVMVVDEFGGTSGLITLQDLIAEILGESEELENDHAVELQMLDEQTFLVQAQMNLEEVNEVLDLDLPVTDEYQTLGGFLLYQWQKIPTQGETLNYNNLEFTVVSVQGPRLGQIRITRLESPSVENLLVPPINLSADDPSIGATDLILPTDETLNRDIPPSENK is encoded by the coding sequence TTGACCATTCAAGATATCTTGCTACGGATTTTATCGGTGCTGTTGCTGATTTTACTCAATGGTTTTTTTGTTACAGCAGAATTTTCGATTGTCTCTGTAAGGCGCTCACGCATTAGTCAATTAGTAGAAGCCGGAGATTTACAAGCTCAAACCGTTCAATCCTTTCAGCGTAGTATAGAGCGTCTATTATCTACCACTCAACTCGGCATTACGCTTTCTAGTCTAGCTCTTGGTTGGATCGGAGAAGGAACAATGGCCGTTTTACTCAAACAGCTAATTGTTAATATTCCCATGCCATCCGGGACACTAGATTATCTGGCTCATGGGATAGCTATCCCTGTGGCTTTTGTGCTTCTGGCTTATCTACAAATTGTTTTAGGAGAACTCTGTCCTAAATGTCTCGCTTTGTTGTATTCAGAGCAACTGGCTCGGTTTTTAGCCGCTCCTATTGGGGTAATTGCTCGGATCTTTAATCCCTTTATCTGGATTTTAAACCAATCTACTCGTTTTTTGTTGCGATTAGTGGGGGTACAGTATTCGGCACAGGGATGGTATAACCGAGTCACGCCTGAAGAGTTACAGTTAATTATCAGTACAGAAATAGAATCTACAGGATTAGAGGCACAAGAACGAGAATTACTGAATAATGTCTTTGAATTTGCTGATGTTACCGCCGTAGAGGTCATGGTTCCTCGTACTCAATTAATCGCTATTCCTGAAACCGCTACTTTTGAAACTTTACTCAATGAAGTCACCAGTACGGGGCATTCTCGTTATCCGGTTAAAGGAGATTCTCTCGATGATATTCTCGGCATTATTGATTTTAAAGACTTAGCTTTACCGTTGGCCCAAGGTTGCTTAAGCTTGGATGCTTCGATTCATCATTGGGTTAAACCAGTTCGCTTTGTCCCAGAATCAACTCCTTTAAGTGAATTACTCTCTTTGATGCAGCGATCACAATTAAAAATGGTGATGGTGGTGGATGAATTTGGCGGCACTTCTGGATTAATTACTCTCCAAGATTTAATCGCTGAAATTTTGGGCGAAAGCGAAGAACTGGAAAATGATCACGCTGTGGAACTGCAAATGCTTGATGAACAGACTTTTTTAGTGCAGGCCCAGATGAATTTAGAAGAAGTTAATGAGGTGTTAGACCTTGACCTGCCGGTGACTGATGAATATCAAACCCTGGGCGGTTTTTTACTCTACCAATGGCAAAAAATCCCTACCCAAGGCGAAACGTTAAACTATAACAATCTCGAGTTTACAGTCGTTTCCGTTCAAGGCCCGCGTTTAGGACAAATTCGTATTACTCGCCTAGAATCTCCTTCTGTGGAAAACTTGTTGGTTCCTCCCATCAATTTATCGGCAGATGACCCCTCAATAGGAGCCACAGATCTTATCCTACCCACTGATGAGACTCTTAACAGAGACATTCCCCCTTCCGAGAATAAATAA
- a CDS encoding hemolysin family protein, translating into MTPEAGPLLGHVWLDVVVIVVMILLSAFFSGSETAITAFDNFKLRGLIKHQGDPSGIYRLLLENRARFITSLLIGNNLVNNFSAILTSNLFAIWLGNAGLGVATAVVTVLVLIFGEITPKSLAIANTGPIFKLAIRPVYWLSQILSLLGIVYVFETITQKTILFMQGKQNANFQQGESLTDLQLMIELLGGRGKLDLYKHQLLNRALMLDELMAKDVVKPRLEMQTISREAKLQELIDLCLETGYSRIPVQEESKDEIIGIVHLKRALKTLKSVPRENRVEMLVTEAMDAPIYIPETKQVASLLKEMLQQRFHLAIVVDEYGGTVGLVTLEDILEELVGEIYDESDIFRSTVNPLAPESWGNL; encoded by the coding sequence ATGACCCCCGAAGCCGGTCCTTTACTGGGACACGTATGGCTAGACGTGGTTGTTATTGTGGTGATGATCTTGCTTTCTGCCTTCTTCTCAGGGTCGGAAACAGCCATCACCGCTTTTGATAATTTTAAGCTACGAGGATTAATAAAGCATCAGGGTGATCCGAGCGGCATCTATCGCCTATTACTAGAAAACCGCGCCCGTTTTATTACCAGTCTTCTGATTGGCAATAATTTGGTGAATAATTTTTCGGCGATTCTTACGAGTAATTTATTTGCCATCTGGTTAGGCAATGCGGGGTTAGGGGTAGCGACGGCGGTGGTGACCGTTCTGGTTTTAATTTTTGGAGAGATTACGCCCAAATCTTTAGCCATTGCTAATACTGGCCCAATTTTTAAGCTGGCTATTCGTCCGGTTTATTGGCTTTCTCAAATTCTCTCTTTATTAGGTATTGTTTATGTTTTTGAAACCATTACCCAAAAGACGATTCTGTTTATGCAGGGCAAGCAAAACGCGAATTTTCAACAGGGAGAGTCTTTAACCGATTTACAGTTAATGATTGAGCTTTTGGGGGGTAGAGGCAAGTTAGATTTATATAAACATCAACTCCTAAATCGTGCTTTGATGCTGGATGAGTTGATGGCCAAGGATGTGGTTAAGCCGCGCCTTGAGATGCAAACCATATCTCGAGAGGCGAAATTGCAGGAGTTGATTGATCTGTGTTTAGAGACGGGGTATTCTCGCATTCCTGTACAGGAAGAGTCCAAGGATGAAATTATCGGTATTGTGCATCTTAAACGGGCCTTAAAGACGCTTAAATCTGTGCCGAGAGAAAATCGTGTTGAGATGTTGGTGACAGAAGCGATGGATGCACCGATATATATTCCTGAAACAAAACAGGTGGCGAGTTTGTTGAAGGAAATGTTACAGCAACGGTTTCATCTAGCGATTGTGGTGGATGAATATGGGGGTACAGTGGGATTAGTTACTCTTGAGGATATTTTGGAGGAGTTGGTCGGGGAGATTTATGATGAGAGTGATATTTTCCGCTCAACGGTAAACCCTCTAGCACCTGAATCTTGGGGCAATCTGTAA
- a CDS encoding SGNH/GDSL hydrolase family protein: protein MKILIFILAILLGLLVIIEVSLRLFLGLGNPALYIPDEQIGYLLAPNQRVRRMGNQIVINQYSMRTHPIEAKRPAATVRLFLVGDSLANGAWWTDQQQTISSLIQKQLKLSGYNQVEVLNASANSWGPRNELAYLKRFGTFESQVVILLLNTDDLFASAPTSMPVGRDRNYPDHKPLLALNEIISQFIPSSPMPAMVKENEEKGDPVGINLAAIKEIHNLTLNKNAKLLLAITPLKREINAATQRDYERKARERLSDWAAEEGIAFVDFLPLFRAEKTELLYRDTIHLTEKGNQLVSHTLTQSLRDLF from the coding sequence GTGAAAATCTTAATCTTTATTTTGGCTATTTTGTTAGGGCTGTTAGTAATTATAGAAGTCAGTTTAAGACTTTTCCTCGGGTTGGGCAATCCTGCCCTCTATATTCCAGATGAGCAAATTGGCTATTTGTTGGCACCTAATCAACGAGTACGCCGCATGGGCAACCAAATTGTCATTAATCAGTATTCTATGCGAACTCATCCCATTGAGGCTAAACGGCCTGCGGCTACAGTGAGGCTATTTTTAGTGGGAGATTCCCTTGCTAATGGCGCTTGGTGGACTGATCAACAACAAACAATTTCCTCGCTGATCCAAAAACAATTAAAGTTGAGTGGGTATAATCAGGTTGAAGTGTTAAATGCTTCGGCTAATTCTTGGGGACCCCGCAATGAATTAGCTTATTTAAAACGCTTTGGTACGTTTGAATCTCAAGTCGTCATTTTATTGCTCAATACGGATGACCTTTTTGCTTCTGCTCCCACTTCGATGCCGGTAGGACGCGATCGCAATTATCCCGACCATAAGCCGCTATTGGCTTTAAATGAAATCATCAGTCAATTTATCCCCTCTTCTCCTATGCCGGCAATGGTAAAAGAGAACGAGGAAAAAGGCGACCCCGTTGGAATTAATTTAGCCGCTATTAAAGAAATCCACAATCTAACTTTAAATAAGAATGCTAAATTGTTGTTAGCGATTACTCCTTTAAAACGGGAAATTAATGCCGCTACTCAACGGGATTATGAAAGAAAAGCGAGGGAGCGCCTATCTGATTGGGCAGCAGAAGAAGGGATTGCTTTTGTAGATTTTCTGCCTTTATTTCGAGCAGAAAAAACAGAATTATTGTATCGAGATACTATTCATTTGACGGAAAAGGGAAACCAATTGGTTAGTCATACCCTCACTCAGTCTCTTAGAGATTTGTTCTAG
- a CDS encoding PhzF family phenazine biosynthesis protein has product MDYQFLTADVFTDQIFGGNPLAVFPKAEGLTSAQMQLIAKEFNYSETVFVLPPETPQGTRKLRIFTPGAELPFAGHPTVGTAYILAAIEDIPLSDEISTIIFEEGVGPVPVKIHTSGGKPVYTELTAAQLPEFGPLPPCIPELAAVLSITPGDFLEGQYTPQAVSCGVPFLFIPVKNRQILGQVQLNREQWKRVLENYWANSVYVFCFDPELAGSDLRSRMFAPALGVEEDPATGSAATALAGYLGIRNPLSDGRLSWRVEQGFEMGRPSLLQVEADKKAGEIIQIRVGGASVLVSQGVMKI; this is encoded by the coding sequence ATGGACTATCAATTTTTAACGGCAGACGTATTTACCGATCAAATATTTGGCGGCAATCCCTTGGCAGTTTTTCCCAAAGCCGAAGGACTCACCAGTGCCCAAATGCAACTTATAGCCAAAGAATTCAACTACTCAGAAACGGTATTTGTCCTACCGCCAGAAACGCCCCAAGGCACTCGTAAACTTCGTATTTTTACGCCCGGGGCTGAACTTCCTTTTGCCGGACATCCTACTGTGGGAACAGCGTACATTCTCGCTGCTATAGAAGATATTCCTTTGAGTGATGAAATAAGCACAATTATTTTTGAAGAAGGGGTTGGACCTGTGCCGGTTAAAATTCACACTTCAGGGGGAAAACCCGTTTATACAGAACTGACGGCGGCACAACTACCGGAATTTGGTCCATTACCTCCTTGTATTCCTGAACTAGCGGCTGTATTATCCATCACTCCGGGGGATTTTCTGGAGGGACAATATACTCCTCAAGCTGTATCCTGTGGCGTTCCTTTTCTGTTTATTCCTGTTAAAAATCGGCAAATTTTAGGGCAGGTACAATTAAATCGAGAGCAGTGGAAACGAGTATTAGAAAATTATTGGGCGAATTCAGTGTATGTTTTTTGTTTTGATCCAGAATTAGCCGGTTCCGATCTGCGTTCACGAATGTTTGCTCCGGCTTTAGGTGTAGAAGAAGACCCGGCTACCGGTTCGGCGGCTACTGCTTTGGCAGGATATTTAGGTATTCGAAATCCTCTATCTGATGGAAGATTAAGCTGGAGAGTTGAGCAAGGTTTTGAGATGGGACGACCGAGTTTATTACAAGTAGAAGCTGATAAAAAAGCGGGAGAAATTATTCAAATTCGAGTGGGCGGAGCTTCAGTATTAGTCAGTCAGGGAGTGATGAAAATCTAA
- a CDS encoding Rqc2 family fibronectin-binding protein — protein sequence MQSVDYTTLAAISTDLQTHWLPARVEQVYQRDRHTIALALRTLKTRGWLTISWHPVAARICMSEPPPRTPDTFTFSDQLRHQLNGYALIALNAIAPWERVIDFQFAKRPGEPAVWHLYVEIMGKYSNVILTDASNEIVTVAHQVNAQQSSVRTVQTGQPYELPPTLTGTKPSLDETFLRWRERVSLVPGKLQRQLLESYRGLSPTVARAMIKMSALDPQQSTDTLTDADWKNLFDYWQEWLKVLQTGNFTPGWSADGGYTVLGWDMIEPVKTVQILLDRYYSDQVNQEKFSQLRHQLTQKINNLFGKLRVKADGFSQRLQQSEEADRYRQQADLLMANLHQWKAGMTSITLNDFETGQPVNISLNPEKNAVQNAQSLYKQHQKLKRARSAVEPLLKDVVSEINYLEQVEASLNQIEGYTNPEDLKALEEIREELIAQNYIQDAQQRSAESSDESLPYRYPTPSGFEVWIGRNNRQNDKLTFRVATDYDLWFHTQEIAGSHVLLRLEPGSVPDEADLQTAANWAAYYSRARQSEQVAVVYTEPKYVYKPKGALPGMVVYKRERILWGYPHNITG from the coding sequence ATGCAATCCGTTGACTATACTACTCTAGCCGCCATATCCACTGACTTACAAACCCATTGGTTACCCGCCCGGGTTGAACAAGTCTATCAGCGTGATCGCCATACGATCGCCCTTGCTTTACGAACTCTCAAAACCCGAGGATGGTTAACCATTTCTTGGCATCCTGTAGCGGCGCGAATTTGTATGAGTGAACCACCGCCTCGCACGCCTGATACTTTTACCTTTAGCGATCAACTCCGTCATCAGTTAAACGGATATGCTTTAATTGCCTTAAATGCGATCGCCCCTTGGGAAAGAGTCATTGATTTTCAGTTTGCCAAACGTCCTGGTGAGCCGGCGGTTTGGCATTTATATGTAGAGATTATGGGCAAATATAGCAATGTCATCCTAACAGATGCAAGTAACGAAATTGTTACAGTGGCCCATCAAGTGAATGCCCAACAATCTAGCGTTCGCACGGTTCAAACCGGACAACCCTATGAACTCCCCCCGACTTTAACCGGCACTAAACCCAGTTTAGATGAAACCTTCCTCCGTTGGAGGGAACGAGTCAGTCTGGTACCGGGAAAATTACAGCGTCAGCTACTCGAGAGTTATCGGGGGTTGAGTCCCACTGTGGCACGTGCAATGATTAAGATGTCGGCACTCGATCCGCAACAGTCTACCGATACCCTAACGGATGCAGATTGGAAAAATTTGTTTGACTATTGGCAAGAATGGTTAAAGGTATTACAAACCGGTAACTTTACCCCAGGTTGGTCAGCCGATGGGGGGTATACTGTTCTGGGTTGGGATATGATTGAACCGGTTAAAACGGTGCAAATCTTGCTGGATCGCTATTATAGTGACCAAGTTAATCAAGAAAAATTTAGCCAACTCCGTCATCAATTAACCCAAAAAATCAATAATCTTTTCGGAAAATTGCGGGTTAAAGCTGATGGGTTTAGCCAACGCTTACAACAGTCAGAAGAAGCGGACCGCTATCGACAACAGGCAGATTTATTAATGGCTAATCTGCATCAATGGAAAGCGGGAATGACATCAATTACCTTAAACGATTTTGAAACTGGCCAACCGGTTAACATCTCTCTTAACCCTGAAAAAAATGCGGTACAAAATGCTCAAAGTCTCTATAAACAACATCAAAAACTGAAACGGGCCCGTAGTGCAGTGGAACCGTTATTAAAGGATGTGGTGTCTGAAATCAATTATTTGGAACAAGTAGAAGCGAGTTTGAATCAGATAGAGGGATATACAAACCCAGAAGATTTAAAGGCTTTGGAAGAAATTCGAGAGGAACTGATCGCACAAAATTATATTCAAGATGCTCAACAACGGAGTGCAGAGTCTTCTGATGAATCACTCCCTTATCGTTATCCGACTCCGTCGGGTTTTGAAGTCTGGATCGGCAGAAATAACCGACAAAATGATAAGTTAACCTTTAGGGTGGCAACGGATTATGATTTATGGTTTCATACCCAAGAGATCGCCGGTTCTCATGTCCTTTTACGCTTAGAACCTGGGTCAGTCCCCGATGAAGCTGACTTACAAACCGCAGCCAATTGGGCGGCTTATTATAGCCGTGCTAGACAAAGCGAACAAGTGGCCGTTGTTTATACAGAACCTAAGTATGTCTATAAACCTAAAGGCGCTCTGCCGGGAATGGTTGTCTATAAGCGCGAACGGATTTTGTGGGGTTATCCGCATAACATAACAGGATAA